The Prochlorococcus marinus XMU1408 region TTACAGGAGCAGGTGAACCATTACCTCAATTAATTAATAGATCAGAAGAATTAGAAGTTCCGTTACTCAAAGTTGATAGAGATACTCTTTCAACAGTTGAGGTTATTGAGCAAGCATTCGGCCATGTTCGTCTTCATGAAACAGTTAAGGCAACTTATGCTTTTCGTTTAGTTCAAGAACATTGTGATCTTGATCGAATCTTTAAAACTTTAGGAATTTTTTCTTGATTTCATGAACAGTGCTAACTTTAAATTATCTGAATTAGGATGTCCTTGAGTCGATCACTCGATCTTCCTGCATTGGGACGAGTTGATACTCTCGCTCAGGAATTGGCCTTGTTGAAAAATGAGGGAAAAAGAAGAATTGCTTTTTTAGGGAGCAGACATGTCCCTGTGGTATCGATACATATAGTTGAATTAATAGCTAGGTCTTTAGCTCAAGAAGGGCATTCGATAATTACATCGGGTTCTCAAGGTGTAAATGCTGCAGTGATTCGAGCTGTTTTAGATGTTAATCCCTCACTCTTAACTGTTTTGTTGCCTCAAGCCCTCGATAGACAGACTTCAGAGGTTAAGGATCTTCTTGGTAACGTTTTACATTTAATAGAAAAAGAGGATAACAACGATTTACCATTGCCAATGGCAAGCAGTCTTTGCAATCAAGAAATTATTAATAGATGTGATCAATTAATTTGCTTTGCATTTCATGATAGTGAAACATTATTAAGTAGTTGTCATAGTGCTGAAGATATGGGAAAAGTAGTGAGTCTTATGTTTTTTGATTAATTTTAAATTAAAAAATATTCTTATTTTGAGATGAATTTTCAAACTTAAGAAATCTTTTATAAGTATGTTTGTAAGCAATTTCCCTTTTTATTCATAAAATAGTGGAAACCAGGAAAAAATTTTATGCCATCTTCTTATTCTTTTGACGTAGTGTCAGAATTTGATCAGCAAGAATTAGTAAATGCTATTGATCAATTGAGAAGAGAAGTTGATCAAAGGTATGATCTTAAAGACTCAAAGACCAAGATTGATATTCAAGAAAATGAATTATCTATTGTTTCTTTAAGTGAGATGACAATACAATCTGTAAAAGATATTTTGCTACAGAAAGCTACTAAAAGAAATTTATCATTAAAAATATTTGATTTTCAAAAGATTGAAACTATTGGTGGAAATATGGTAATGCAAAATGTTAAGTTGAAAAAAGGATTATCTCAAGAAATTTCAAAACAATTAAGTAAATTAGTTCGAGATAATTTCAAGAAAGTAACCGCATCAATACAAGGCGATAGTCTAAGAATTACCGGTAAAAATAAAGATGATTTACAATCCGCAATTAATTTAATTAAGAGTCAAGAAGATGATCTTGATATAGCTTTACAGTTTGAGAATTATAGATAGTAAATTAATAATTTAACTATTTAAATTTTTTTTATTATGGATTTATTAGTACAAAAACTTTCTAAAAAAGCAATTGATATGTCTGGAGAGTCAAAAAATGAATTAGAAAGAACATGTTGGATGGTTGTTCATGAGTATAAGCATGGTGCAATGCCAACAGAATACGATATTAGAGAAATTGATGAAGCACTGTATTTAAAGGTTTTAAAAACTGCTAAAGGGATGGTTTAGAAAAATACTTTTATTTATGTTAAAGATTTTCTTAATCAATTATCAACACGAAGTAATTATTTTTTCTATCTAACAAACTTCACAATATTGTCTAAATCAACATAAAATCATCTTAGATAATCTTTTTTATGACAACTCCATTTCGTAACGTGACTCCGAATGGACCAGGTGGCACAACAACCCTTCTACTTGTCCTATCATTTACTGGCTTCTTACTTCTGACACAAGCTTTTTTTGTTGTTCCTGCTGGACAAGTTTCAGTAGTGACCACATTAGGAAAAGTAAGTGGTGGATCTCGTAAGCCTGGTTTGAATTTTAAAGTTCCTTTTGTTCAAAATACATATCCTTTTAATGTTCAAACCCAAGTTAGACCAGAAAAGTTTGATTCTTTAACTAAAGATTTGCAAGTTATTTCTGCTACAGCCACTGTGAAATATGCTCTAAAGCCTAATGAAGCTGGAAGAGTATTCAAAACTATTTCTTATAATGATAGAGAGATATACAATAGGATTATTCAACCATCATTACTTAAAGCTTTAAAGTCAGTTTTTTCAAAGTATGAGTTGGTAACAATAGCTAGCTCCTGGAGTGATATCTCTGAATTGGTAGAGCAAACAGTTGCAGATGAACTTAATAAGTTTGATTATGTTGATGTTCAATCTCTTGATCTCACAGGATTGACAATTGCAGATGAGTATCGAGCAGCAATTGAACAAAAACAGATAGCTGAGCAGCAATTATTAAGAGCTCAAACTGAAGTTAAAATTGCAGAGCAAGAAGCTTTGAGATATGACACATTAAATAAAAGTCTTGATGATCAAGTCCTTTTCAAATTATTTTTAGATAAATGGAATGGGGAGACTCAAGTAGTACCTGCTTTACCAGGAACTAAATCAGGAAATGTTCCTGTAATAGTAGGCGGAAGAAATAAATAGTTCAGGAAAAAATTAGATAAAATCCAATTTAAATTATTAATTTAAATTGGATTTTATTATTATGCAATTTCTGCGAAACTTTCTTGGAAAGCTTTTATTGTCGAAGTTATGTCATCTTCAGAATGAGCAAGTGAGGTGAAACCAGCTTCAAATGCACTTGGAGCCAAATAAACCCCTTTTTGAAGCATTAGTCTATGTAGTTTGCTGAAACGATCAGTGTCTGCAGCTTTAGCTTCCTCAAAGTTTCTGACAGGGCCTTCACAAAGGTAAAAACCGAACATAGCGCTAATACTTTGACCATGGATTGCAATGTTTGATTCTTTAGCAGCAGTGATGATTCCATCTAAAAGTTTTTTAGTAATAGCCTCTAATTTTTCATAGGTACCTTCTTGTTTAAGAAGCTCAAGAGTTTTAATACCTGCAGTCATTGCTAAAGGATTACCGCTCAATGTACCTGCTTGATACATTGGACCAGAAGGAGAAACCATTGACATGATTTCCTTTCGTCCACCATATGCTCCTACAGGTAGTCCTCCTCCAATTACCTTACCCATAGTAGTTAAATCAGGGGTGACTCCAAAACGCTCTTGGGCTCCTCCATAGCTGATTCTAAAACCAGTCATTACTTCATCAAAAACTAAAAGAGCTCCATTTTCTTGTGTTACCTCTCTTAATCCTTCTAAAAAACCTGGTTCTGGTGTTATGAAGCCTGCATTCCCTACAACTGGCTCGAGAATTACGCCAGAAATAGCATCAGGGTTTTCAGCAAATAGCTCTTTAACTGCTTCAAGGTCGTTATATGGGGCAGTAAGGGTATTAGCTGTTGTACTCCTTGGAACGCCTGGTGAGTCTGGCAGACCAAGTGTTGCAACTCCTGATCCTGCCTTTACTAAAAACATATCTGCATGCCCGTGATAGCAACCTTCAAACTTAATAACTTTGTCTCTTCCAGTGAAGGCTCTCATTAAACGCAGAACGGCCATGCAGGCTTCTGTTCCACTATTAACAAAACGGACCATCTCAACGCTTGGTACAGCATCAATTACCATCTCAGCGAGTTGGTTTTCAAGAGCACAAGGAGCTCCGAAGCTAGTACCTTTTTCAAGTGTCTCTTGAAGGGCTGCAATCACCTCAGGATGGGCATGCCCACAAATCGCAGGACCCCAGCTTCCTACATAGTCGATGTATCTGTTTCCATCTACATCCCATGCGTAAGGACCTTTAACTCGATCAAAAACGATTGGATCCCCTTCAACGGATTTGAAAGCTCTTACTGGTGAACTGACTCCACCTGGCATTAAATTTTTGGCAGAGCCAAAAATTTCTTTAGATCTTTTTGTGTTCAACGCGTCTGTCACGGTACCTCAGCGAATGAGCTCATAAACACAGTTCGCCATAATGGCCTAAAAGTGACTGATTCGTCTAAATTTTTGAATCTGTTCAGCATCTGGTTATTTTTGTTTAACCTTTTAAACTTCTGTTTTTCTAATTGATTTTATACATAAAAACAAGTCATAGTATGGCTTCACAAGGAATTCTTGCTGATTGATCTAATGTTTTTTGGATGATTGTAAATATTTGATTTGTTAATTCTGTGATGATTTGAAAATAG contains the following coding sequences:
- a CDS encoding YajQ family cyclic di-GMP-binding protein; amino-acid sequence: MPSSYSFDVVSEFDQQELVNAIDQLRREVDQRYDLKDSKTKIDIQENELSIVSLSEMTIQSVKDILLQKATKRNLSLKIFDFQKIETIGGNMVMQNVKLKKGLSQEISKQLSKLVRDNFKKVTASIQGDSLRITGKNKDDLQSAINLIKSQEDDLDIALQFENYR
- a CDS encoding prohibitin family protein; this translates as MTTPFRNVTPNGPGGTTTLLLVLSFTGFLLLTQAFFVVPAGQVSVVTTLGKVSGGSRKPGLNFKVPFVQNTYPFNVQTQVRPEKFDSLTKDLQVISATATVKYALKPNEAGRVFKTISYNDREIYNRIIQPSLLKALKSVFSKYELVTIASSWSDISELVEQTVADELNKFDYVDVQSLDLTGLTIADEYRAAIEQKQIAEQQLLRAQTEVKIAEQEALRYDTLNKSLDDQVLFKLFLDKWNGETQVVPALPGTKSGNVPVIVGGRNK
- a CDS encoding DNA recombination-mediator protein A — protein: MSLSRSLDLPALGRVDTLAQELALLKNEGKRRIAFLGSRHVPVVSIHIVELIARSLAQEGHSIITSGSQGVNAAVIRAVLDVNPSLLTVLLPQALDRQTSEVKDLLGNVLHLIEKEDNNDLPLPMASSLCNQEIINRCDQLICFAFHDSETLLSSCHSAEDMGKVVSLMFFD
- the hemL gene encoding glutamate-1-semialdehyde 2,1-aminomutase, producing MNTKRSKEIFGSAKNLMPGGVSSPVRAFKSVEGDPIVFDRVKGPYAWDVDGNRYIDYVGSWGPAICGHAHPEVIAALQETLEKGTSFGAPCALENQLAEMVIDAVPSVEMVRFVNSGTEACMAVLRLMRAFTGRDKVIKFEGCYHGHADMFLVKAGSGVATLGLPDSPGVPRSTTANTLTAPYNDLEAVKELFAENPDAISGVILEPVVGNAGFITPEPGFLEGLREVTQENGALLVFDEVMTGFRISYGGAQERFGVTPDLTTMGKVIGGGLPVGAYGGRKEIMSMVSPSGPMYQAGTLSGNPLAMTAGIKTLELLKQEGTYEKLEAITKKLLDGIITAAKESNIAIHGQSISAMFGFYLCEGPVRNFEEAKAADTDRFSKLHRLMLQKGVYLAPSAFEAGFTSLAHSEDDITSTIKAFQESFAEIA